In Desulfobaccales bacterium, one DNA window encodes the following:
- a CDS encoding universal stress protein, whose translation MATEKAKSIAVAVDGSAASWEAMQRALNMARLLELPLEVLHVVQLRKAGYFAFIDRHLKEDQEVYAENVLKEAVQRGEKVGVEVHTHLLEGEKDPSGAIIDFLDQARGVKFLVLGTHGHGFMGRHLLGSTTERVVREVARRALPVPVLVVPFTKAPEGEAGGPPQVPSY comes from the coding sequence ATGGCCACAGAAAAAGCCAAATCGATTGCCGTGGCGGTGGATGGGTCCGCCGCCAGTTGGGAAGCCATGCAGAGGGCTCTTAATATGGCCCGTTTATTGGAGTTGCCGCTGGAAGTTCTCCATGTGGTCCAACTGCGGAAAGCCGGGTACTTCGCCTTTATCGACCGGCACCTGAAGGAGGATCAGGAGGTCTATGCCGAAAATGTGCTTAAAGAAGCGGTGCAGCGGGGCGAGAAAGTCGGAGTAGAAGTTCACACCCATCTGCTGGAAGGAGAAAAAGATCCTTCCGGTGCTATCATCGACTTTCTGGACCAGGCCAGGGGAGTGAAATTCCTGGTGTTGGGCACCCATGGCCATGGCTTTATGGGCCGGCATCTCCTGGGCTCCACCACCGAGCGGGTGGTCCGGGAAGTGGCCCGCCGCGCCCTGCCGGTGCCCGTGCTGGTAGTGCCGTTCACCAAGGCGCCGGAAGGCGAAGCAGGCGGCCCCCCACAAGTACCTTCATATTAG
- a CDS encoding TIGR02186 family protein, with protein sequence MKKILTLLLTGCLVCLWGAQALAVTPDAEQKVVTSASKNVVEIGLTYHGDEIYFFGVNPVPGSDVVIKLTAEKEEAVKLSMKGRVGPFWMTVKQYEVTGAPFIYKLHTGKPISQIISKETAQALGLGYDAMRPKMKMHLIRGDAAPEDEKVVWQGLLKIKERGNLFSIVEDPKRLEVSEGKLFKHYFRFPPAATEGRYLVESYCFKDGQLVGYGKDVIEIKKVGLENWLTQTSKNSAVFYGIMAVVVALGAGLLVGVIFGKGGHH encoded by the coding sequence ATGAAAAAAATCTTAACCCTGCTCCTGACCGGCTGCCTGGTATGCCTCTGGGGGGCCCAAGCCCTGGCCGTAACCCCTGACGCGGAACAGAAGGTGGTCACGTCGGCTTCGAAAAACGTTGTGGAAATCGGTCTCACTTACCACGGGGATGAAATCTATTTCTTCGGGGTTAACCCGGTCCCCGGTTCCGATGTGGTCATTAAGCTCACTGCCGAAAAAGAGGAGGCAGTCAAGCTTTCCATGAAAGGCCGGGTCGGACCTTTCTGGATGACTGTCAAGCAGTACGAAGTCACCGGCGCCCCTTTCATCTATAAGCTCCATACCGGCAAACCCATCAGCCAGATCATCTCCAAGGAAACCGCGCAAGCGTTGGGATTGGGATACGACGCAATGCGTCCCAAGATGAAGATGCACCTCATCCGGGGCGACGCGGCCCCCGAGGACGAGAAGGTCGTCTGGCAGGGGTTGCTCAAAATCAAGGAGAGGGGCAACCTCTTTAGCATCGTGGAAGACCCCAAACGCCTGGAGGTCTCCGAGGGCAAGCTCTTCAAGCACTATTTCCGCTTTCCCCCCGCGGCCACGGAAGGGCGCTACCTGGTTGAATCCTATTGCTTCAAGGATGGGCAATTAGTGGGGTACGGCAAGGATGTGATCGAGATCAAAAAGGTGGGCCTGGAAAACTGGCTGACCCAAACCTCCAAAAACTCCGCAGTCTTTTACGGCATCATGGCGGTGGTTGTCGCCCTGGGGGCCGGGTTGCTGGTGGGAGTCATCTTCGGGAAAGGAGGCCACCACTAA
- a CDS encoding DUF4239 domain-containing protein has translation MSTTLLLLCLIFFISVLVSGGLLLIRRWFGQHLQKDPLHTSIFSFFTTLYAFFIGFSIVTLWSTFLTTQVNVNREADGLMVAHYAARSLPQSEAFRQSLQSYVKTVLENEWPQMEKDSMSQAASQRFDEVWEKYFALSGDSDKLRAIFNSLAEAGRQRLSRATTVKGNLYPTVWIILFFGFGSVVFGLFLLNRQPTAVSLIFEFMVIFMVLTCLFFIYDINTPFSGFITVRPDAFQVIYHKMLSLP, from the coding sequence GTGAGTACGACCTTACTCCTATTATGCTTGATCTTCTTCATCAGTGTGTTGGTTTCCGGGGGGTTACTCCTGATTCGCCGGTGGTTCGGCCAGCACCTGCAAAAAGACCCTCTGCACACCTCTATATTTAGTTTTTTTACCACCCTTTACGCCTTTTTCATCGGCTTTTCCATTGTCACTTTGTGGTCGACGTTCCTCACTACCCAAGTAAATGTCAACCGGGAGGCCGACGGCCTCATGGTGGCCCACTATGCTGCCCGAAGTCTGCCCCAATCCGAGGCCTTTCGCCAGTCCCTGCAATCCTATGTCAAGACGGTGCTCGAAAACGAATGGCCGCAAATGGAAAAGGATTCCATGAGCCAGGCAGCCAGTCAGCGTTTCGATGAGGTCTGGGAAAAATATTTTGCACTCAGTGGCGATTCGGACAAACTCCGGGCAATTTTTAATAGTCTTGCGGAAGCCGGCCGGCAGCGCCTTTCCCGTGCCACCACGGTGAAAGGCAATCTCTATCCCACGGTCTGGATTATTCTTTTCTTTGGCTTTGGATCGGTAGTTTTCGGATTATTCCTCTTGAATCGGCAGCCAACGGCTGTATCCCTGATCTTTGAGTTCATGGTCATATTTATGGTCTTGACGTGCCTGTTTTTTATTTACGATATCAACACGCCGTTTTCCGGATTTATTACGGTGCGGCCAGACGCTTTTCAGGTGATCTATCACAAGATGCTGAGTTTGCCGTAG
- a CDS encoding sigma-54 dependent transcriptional regulator, translating to MTRRSKILIVEDELIARENLDHVLTKEGYDTVAVESGIRAFKELERQEFDLVMTDLRMQQVDGLQVLERTKELYPDTEVIMITGFATVSTAVEAMQKGAYHYLPKPYKIDEVRILVSRALEKHSLRQEVTDLKRQVRSQKAVPFLVGKSPKIELLKKTIEQIAGSDATVLILGETGTGKELVAKAIHHLSPRADNRFLAINCGAFSEELLANELFGHEKEAFTGARGVKKGLLEAASGGTILLDEIGDMPTSMQVKLLRVLQDKTLMRVGGTTEIPVDIRVLAATNKDLKGAVTAGNFRQDLFYRINVVTLQVPTLVERKDDIPLLCQHFLEKFSEVQGKKIDKIADEVTELLCNYEFPGNIRELENIMERAVTLCSGSVIEMQHLPLDFQQPHFQVQRHQRREFATLEENEKEYISWVVKQVNGNKTRAAEILGIDRVSLWRKLKRYDLSNGDAA from the coding sequence ATGACGAGACGCAGTAAGATCCTCATCGTCGAAGATGAATTAATCGCCCGGGAAAACCTGGACCATGTGCTCACGAAAGAAGGGTATGACACCGTGGCGGTGGAAAGTGGCATCCGGGCCTTTAAGGAACTGGAAAGACAGGAGTTTGACCTGGTTATGACGGATCTGCGCATGCAGCAAGTGGACGGCTTGCAGGTGCTGGAGCGCACCAAGGAGCTTTATCCCGACACTGAAGTGATTATGATCACCGGGTTTGCCACGGTGTCCACTGCGGTTGAGGCCATGCAGAAGGGGGCCTATCACTACCTACCCAAGCCTTACAAGATTGACGAAGTGCGCATCCTGGTGAGCAGGGCCCTGGAAAAGCACTCCCTGCGCCAGGAAGTCACCGACCTGAAACGTCAGGTGCGGAGCCAGAAGGCGGTGCCTTTCCTGGTCGGGAAAAGTCCCAAGATCGAACTGCTGAAAAAGACCATCGAACAGATTGCCGGGAGCGACGCCACGGTGCTCATTCTGGGGGAGACCGGCACCGGCAAGGAACTGGTGGCCAAGGCCATCCATCATCTCAGCCCCAGGGCCGATAACCGCTTCCTGGCCATCAACTGCGGCGCCTTCAGTGAGGAGTTGCTGGCCAACGAACTCTTCGGCCACGAAAAAGAAGCCTTCACCGGCGCTCGGGGGGTTAAAAAGGGCCTGTTGGAAGCGGCCTCGGGCGGCACTATCCTGCTGGATGAAATCGGCGACATGCCCACGTCCATGCAGGTCAAGCTGCTGAGAGTCCTCCAGGATAAAACCCTGATGCGGGTGGGCGGCACCACCGAAATCCCCGTGGATATCCGGGTCCTGGCCGCTACCAACAAAGACCTGAAAGGCGCGGTGACCGCGGGCAATTTTCGGCAGGACCTGTTTTACCGCATCAACGTGGTCACCCTGCAAGTGCCCACCCTGGTGGAGCGCAAGGACGATATCCCCTTGTTATGCCAGCACTTTCTAGAGAAATTCTCTGAGGTGCAGGGGAAGAAGATCGACAAGATCGCAGACGAGGTCACGGAATTGTTGTGTAATTACGAATTTCCCGGGAATATCCGAGAGTTGGAAAACATCATGGAGCGGGCCGTGACCCTGTGCAGCGGCTCGGTCATCGAGATGCAGCACCTGCCGCTGGATTTCCAACAGCCCCATTTCCAGGTGCAGCGCCATCAGCGGCGGGAGTTCGCTACTCTGGAAGAAAATGAAAAGGAGTATATTTCCTGGGTAGTCAAGCAGGTGAACGGGAATAAGACCAGGGCCGCGGAAATTTTGGGGATCGACCGGGTGTCCCTGTGGCGCAAGCTCAAGCGCTATGATCTAAGTAACGGCGACGCCGCCTGA
- a CDS encoding response regulator, with translation MQNPGTILVVENGEILRPLICEILRKEGYNVLEAQDGDEALLVWQRYQEPIDLVLTDVVMPNMSGKELVEHLRLLQPEIKVIYMSGYESSILSSGNKFGSDAVFLQKPFRPAELGEKVREILQS, from the coding sequence ATGCAGAATCCCGGAACTATTTTGGTGGTGGAAAATGGGGAGATTTTACGGCCCCTGATCTGCGAAATCTTGAGAAAAGAGGGCTATAACGTCTTAGAGGCTCAAGATGGTGATGAAGCCTTGCTGGTTTGGCAACGGTACCAGGAGCCGATAGATTTGGTGTTGACTGACGTGGTCATGCCGAACATGAGCGGCAAGGAGTTGGTGGAACATCTGCGGTTATTACAACCTGAGATCAAAGTCATCTATATGTCAGGATATGAATCAAGTATCCTCTCGTCCGGCAATAAATTTGGCTCTGACGCCGTTTTCCTGCAAAAGCCCTTCCGGCCGGCTGAATTAGGCGAAAAGGTCCGGGAAATATTACAGTCCTAA
- a CDS encoding sulfite exporter TauE/SafE family protein has protein sequence MDIYLPIAGMSINFFLVLGIGGLVGFLSGLFGVGGGFLLTPLMMMIGIPPAVAAASDSNQIVAAASSGAFAHWKLGNVDFKMGLVILAGGIFGGTIGVQLVKVLRALGNFEFVMKVVYVLMLGLVGGAMFVESLRTIRRSKGAAAEAVVETPVSESGLTRIFNKLPLKMNFHRSGLSTSAIFPFSIGTIVGIMAAILGVGGGFIMVPAMIYIIGMPTIAAIGTDLFQIVLTSANVTLQQAFVNHTVDLLLALILLGGSTIGAQFGAVAGKRLKGEQIRILLAIIVLVLTVKIFLDLVITPTDLVSLATAGGGH, from the coding sequence ATGGATATTTATCTTCCCATTGCGGGTATGAGCATTAATTTTTTCCTTGTTCTGGGGATTGGAGGCCTGGTCGGTTTCCTCTCCGGGCTGTTCGGGGTCGGCGGGGGCTTCCTGCTCACGCCGTTGATGATGATGATCGGTATCCCGCCGGCAGTGGCGGCAGCTTCCGACTCCAACCAGATCGTGGCCGCAGCCTCTTCAGGGGCCTTTGCCCATTGGAAACTGGGGAATGTGGACTTCAAGATGGGTCTGGTGATTCTGGCCGGGGGCATCTTCGGCGGCACCATCGGAGTGCAGTTGGTCAAGGTCCTCCGGGCCCTGGGCAACTTCGAGTTCGTCATGAAGGTGGTTTATGTGCTCATGTTGGGCCTGGTGGGGGGCGCCATGTTCGTGGAGAGCCTGCGCACCATCCGCCGCAGCAAGGGCGCGGCCGCGGAAGCCGTGGTGGAGACTCCGGTGAGTGAATCGGGCCTCACCCGAATTTTCAACAAACTGCCCTTAAAGATGAATTTCCATCGTTCCGGGCTGAGTACGTCGGCCATCTTTCCCTTTTCCATCGGCACCATCGTGGGCATCATGGCGGCCATCCTGGGGGTGGGCGGCGGCTTTATCATGGTGCCGGCCATGATCTATATCATCGGCATGCCTACCATCGCCGCCATTGGCACCGACCTGTTTCAGATCGTCCTTACCTCAGCCAACGTCACCCTCCAGCAGGCCTTTGTGAACCACACTGTTGACCTCCTGCTGGCCTTGATCCTCCTGGGCGGCTCCACCATCGGGGCTCAGTTCGGGGCGGTGGCAGGCAAACGCCTCAAGGGCGAGCAGATTCGCATCCTGTTGGCTATCATCGTGCTGGTCTTGACCGTCAAGATCTTCTTGGACCTGGTAATCACCCCCACCGACCTGGTGAGTCTGGCGACCGCGGGAGGGGGACACTAA
- a CDS encoding ATP-binding protein, with product MKLLYLNIRQKVILGFAACVLAIGFIGGFSYHYLHAIELKQHVVQIADDLREIVLEIRRYEKNYLLYGLNEDFKENQRYTQKALEVLATIDVKNLKVASQMETFKKDLIAYQELMEQLAKSGERGQPESRGLEEQLRTCGKALVDLSVKLVAFERLRILEIITTLKTQLLISLIVFLAFMGFLIYIVSRKIILPLRVIENTTGRIARGDFKPLPVLDTRDETQRVVEAFNRMVAELERRQDQLVQGKKMSSLGVLTAGIAHQLNNPLNNISTSCQIILEELDEADLDFVRKMLTNVEQEVYRARDIVKGLLEFSRVREFSLKPTPLEDVVKRSIRLISSQVPPGIDLVDDIPQDLILELDAQRMQEVFLNLLMNATQAIKETPGEIRIAATADPARQEAVITIEDTGVGIPKDELDRVFDPFYTTKEVGVGTGLGLSIVYGIIEKHHGHINVDSKEGEGTRFTILMPYNPQVKPERSS from the coding sequence ATGAAGCTCTTGTACCTAAATATTCGCCAGAAAGTGATCTTGGGATTTGCCGCCTGCGTCCTGGCCATCGGCTTCATTGGCGGCTTCTCCTATCACTATCTCCACGCCATCGAGTTGAAGCAGCACGTGGTCCAGATTGCCGATGATTTGCGGGAGATCGTCTTGGAGATTCGCCGTTACGAGAAGAACTATCTCCTCTATGGCCTGAATGAGGATTTCAAAGAAAACCAGCGCTATACCCAAAAGGCCCTTGAGGTCCTGGCCACCATCGACGTAAAAAACCTCAAGGTGGCTTCCCAAATGGAGACCTTCAAGAAGGATTTGATCGCCTATCAGGAATTAATGGAGCAACTGGCCAAATCCGGGGAACGGGGCCAACCGGAAAGTCGCGGTCTGGAAGAGCAACTGCGCACCTGTGGAAAGGCCCTGGTGGACCTGTCGGTGAAATTGGTGGCCTTTGAGCGCTTGCGCATTCTGGAAATCATCACTACCCTGAAGACCCAGCTCCTCATCTCCCTGATCGTCTTTCTGGCCTTCATGGGGTTTCTCATCTATATTGTCAGCCGCAAGATCATTTTACCCCTGCGGGTGATTGAGAATACCACCGGACGTATTGCCCGGGGGGACTTCAAGCCGCTGCCGGTGCTGGATACCCGGGACGAAACCCAACGGGTGGTGGAAGCCTTCAACCGCATGGTGGCGGAATTGGAACGGCGCCAGGATCAACTGGTCCAGGGTAAAAAGATGTCCTCCTTGGGGGTCTTGACCGCCGGGATTGCCCATCAGTTGAACAATCCCCTCAATAATATTTCCACCTCCTGCCAGATCATCCTGGAGGAATTGGACGAGGCCGACCTGGATTTCGTCAGGAAAATGTTGACCAACGTGGAGCAGGAGGTTTACCGGGCCCGGGATATTGTCAAGGGGCTCCTGGAGTTTTCCCGGGTGCGGGAATTCTCCCTTAAGCCCACTCCCTTGGAAGACGTGGTCAAGCGGTCCATCCGGCTGATTTCCAGCCAGGTGCCTCCCGGGATTGATCTCGTGGATGATATTCCCCAGGACCTGATTTTGGAATTGGATGCCCAGCGGATGCAGGAGGTCTTCTTGAATCTCCTGATGAACGCCACCCAGGCCATCAAAGAGACCCCCGGGGAGATTCGCATCGCGGCCACAGCCGACCCGGCCAGGCAGGAGGCCGTCATCACCATCGAAGATACCGGGGTGGGTATCCCCAAGGACGAATTGGACCGGGTCTTTGACCCCTTCTACACCACCAAAGAAGTTGGCGTCGGCACCGGGTTGGGATTGTCCATTGTTTATGGGATAATCGAGAAACACCACGGCCACATCAATGTGGACAGCAAAGAAGGGGAGGGCACCAGGTTCACTATCCTTATGCCGTATAACCCCCAGGTCAAGCCGGAGAGGTCCTCATGA
- the lon gene encoding endopeptidase La has protein sequence MVFFRKATEEERPKPAQELVELRTAVHKAQLPEAVAAIAMKELERVEKTDPSVAEYSIGINYLDYLISLPWNRFTEDNLDLKRAERILAAQHFGLKHVKERILEYLAVRTLCSVQTSQILVVDDEEIARTNLEYILRKEGHQVATAANGMEALEKVRAQEFDVILTDLKMEKMDGIQLLESVKQIAPHTEIVMVTGYATVSSAVDALKKGAAHYLSKPIKLDELRSTVREIIDKKRHVQMNRGPVLCFAGPPGTGKTSIGQAIAEALERKFVRLSLAGLRDEAELRGHRRTYVGAMPGRIINELKRLEVNNPVFMLDEIDKIGQDFRGDPASVLLEILDPQQNNNFVDHYVDAPFDLSGVMFITTANVVESLPAPLLDRLEVIYFPGYTEHEKVQIAKNFLIPRQLREHALGHLGIDFSDGAIAKIIRGYTQEAGLRNLDREMAMVCRKLARICVQGKGTCALNVDEDLVEKFLGPRKFSHQVAEAGNQVGVTTGLVWTEFGGEIIFVEATRMRGHKQLILTGSLGSVLQESAQTALSYIRSHAEQFGLDPDFFTDSDIHIHLPSGAIPKEGPSSGITIAMALLSLLTRRPARRDVALSGELTLSGRILPISGVREKVLAAQRAGVQVVVFPKQNEVDIVNLEEEVKAGVEIVLADAIEPLVDLVLLPKE, from the coding sequence ATGGTTTTTTTCCGGAAAGCGACCGAAGAGGAACGCCCCAAGCCAGCCCAGGAGTTGGTGGAATTGCGCACTGCCGTGCACAAGGCCCAATTGCCGGAAGCGGTGGCCGCCATTGCCATGAAAGAGTTGGAACGGGTTGAGAAAACCGATCCGTCCGTGGCCGAATACTCCATCGGCATCAACTACTTAGATTACCTGATTTCCCTCCCCTGGAACCGCTTCACGGAAGATAACCTGGACCTGAAGAGGGCCGAGCGCATCCTGGCGGCCCAACACTTTGGGCTGAAGCATGTCAAAGAACGCATCCTGGAATATCTGGCGGTGCGCACCCTGTGCAGCGTGCAGACGTCCCAAATTTTGGTGGTGGACGACGAGGAAATCGCCCGGACCAATTTGGAATATATTCTGCGCAAAGAAGGCCATCAGGTGGCGACCGCGGCCAACGGCATGGAAGCCCTGGAAAAGGTCAGAGCCCAGGAGTTCGACGTCATCCTCACCGACCTGAAGATGGAGAAGATGGACGGCATTCAACTCCTGGAATCCGTCAAGCAGATCGCGCCCCATACCGAAATCGTCATGGTCACCGGCTATGCCACGGTGAGCTCTGCGGTGGACGCCTTGAAAAAGGGCGCGGCCCACTACTTATCCAAGCCCATCAAACTGGACGAGTTGCGGTCCACAGTGCGGGAGATCATCGACAAAAAGCGTCACGTGCAGATGAACCGGGGTCCCGTCCTGTGTTTCGCCGGCCCTCCCGGCACCGGCAAAACCTCCATCGGCCAGGCCATCGCCGAGGCCCTGGAGCGCAAGTTTGTGCGTCTCTCCCTGGCCGGCCTCCGGGACGAAGCCGAGCTGCGAGGCCACCGCCGCACCTACGTGGGGGCCATGCCCGGGCGCATCATCAACGAACTTAAGCGCCTGGAGGTCAATAACCCCGTGTTCATGCTGGACGAGATCGACAAGATCGGCCAGGACTTTCGGGGCGACCCGGCCTCGGTGCTCCTGGAAATTCTGGACCCCCAGCAGAACAACAACTTTGTGGACCACTACGTGGACGCGCCCTTTGACCTGTCCGGGGTCATGTTCATTACCACCGCCAATGTGGTGGAGAGCCTGCCGGCGCCGCTCCTGGATCGCCTGGAGGTCATCTATTTTCCCGGCTATACCGAGCACGAAAAGGTCCAGATCGCCAAAAACTTTCTCATTCCCCGCCAGCTTCGGGAGCACGCCCTGGGTCACCTGGGGATAGATTTTTCCGATGGGGCCATTGCCAAGATCATCCGCGGCTATACCCAGGAAGCGGGTTTGCGCAACCTGGACCGGGAGATGGCCATGGTCTGCCGCAAACTGGCCCGCATCTGCGTCCAGGGCAAGGGCACTTGCGCGCTCAACGTCGACGAGGACCTGGTGGAAAAGTTCCTGGGCCCCCGGAAATTCAGCCACCAGGTAGCCGAGGCCGGTAATCAGGTGGGGGTGACCACGGGACTAGTCTGGACCGAGTTCGGCGGCGAAATCATCTTCGTGGAAGCCACCCGCATGCGAGGCCACAAACAGTTGATCCTCACGGGCTCCCTGGGCTCCGTTTTACAAGAGTCGGCCCAGACCGCGTTGAGCTATATCCGCAGCCACGCCGAGCAGTTCGGCCTCGACCCGGACTTTTTCACCGACAGTGACATCCACATCCACCTGCCCTCCGGGGCCATTCCCAAGGAAGGACCCTCCTCCGGGATCACCATCGCCATGGCCTTGCTCTCGCTGCTCACCAGGCGGCCGGCCCGGCGGGACGTGGCCTTAAGCGGGGAGTTGACCCTGTCCGGCCGCATCCTGCCGATAAGCGGCGTCCGGGAAAAAGTCCTGGCCGCCCAGCGGGCCGGGGTTCAGGTGGTAGTTTTCCCTAAGCAGAACGAAGTGGATATCGTGAACCTGGAAGAAGAAGTGAAGGCCGGAGTGGAGATCGTTTTAGCCGATGCGATCGAGCCTCTGGTTGACCTGGTGCTGCTGCCAAAAGAGTAA